Proteins encoded by one window of Streptomyces sp. NBC_01571:
- the sigM gene encoding RNA polymerase sigma factor SigM, with product MADEAAYADASDQDLLARHVDGDPEAFGELVRRHRDRLWAVALRTLGDREEAADAVQDALVSAYRAAHTFRGQSAVTTWLHRITVNACLDRARKAASRKTSPVDDTERLEQLLEPHESASAPAERNDLHRELVTALGTLPADQRAALVLVDMQGYPVAEAAAVLDVPVGTVKSRCARGRARLLPLLTHLRSENGSSTGGNRSDGGRNRTQGASVPPAAGPHDAGPHDPGPSDSAAVKGGGGRA from the coding sequence ATGGCCGATGAAGCCGCGTACGCCGATGCAAGCGATCAGGACCTCCTCGCCCGTCACGTAGACGGCGACCCGGAGGCCTTCGGTGAGCTCGTGCGGCGTCACCGCGACCGGCTCTGGGCGGTGGCCCTGCGCACGCTGGGAGACCGCGAGGAGGCCGCTGACGCCGTCCAGGACGCGCTGGTCTCCGCCTACCGGGCCGCGCATACCTTCCGTGGCCAGTCGGCCGTCACGACCTGGCTGCACCGCATCACCGTGAACGCCTGCCTGGACCGCGCCCGCAAGGCCGCCTCCCGGAAGACCTCCCCGGTCGACGACACCGAACGGCTGGAACAGCTCCTCGAACCCCACGAGTCCGCCTCAGCTCCGGCCGAGCGCAACGACCTGCACCGCGAACTGGTGACGGCCCTGGGCACCCTCCCGGCCGACCAGCGCGCCGCCCTCGTCCTCGTGGATATGCAGGGCTATCCCGTGGCAGAGGCGGCAGCGGTCCTCGACGTGCCCGTCGGCACTGTGAAAAGCCGCTGTGCCCGCGGCAGAGCCAGACTGCTCCCGTTGCTCACCCACCTTCGCTCGGAGAACGGAAGCAGCACGGGCGGCAACAGATCGGACGGCGGAAGGAACCGGACGCAGGGGGCATCCGTCCCACCGGCAGCGGGACCGCACGACGCGGGTCCCCATGACCCAGGACCAAGCGATTCAGCTGCTGTGAAGGGCGGAGGTGGGCGAGCGTGA
- a CDS encoding DUF6049 family protein — MAEAADFQGTSPSPAHRWLRRTGALLAGAPLLAGLLQLPASPAAHAAETASVAAASGSRTVDVSLDSLSPSAPTDGDTVTVSGSITNKGKQTVTGAHVGLRVGPSLSGRVAIDDAAERTGFQPGLDPLEVGGKYVQKFSELPAGVSQRFSISVPVKELDLGSDGVYQLAVSLSGQTSAEPWEHVLGIERTFLPWQPEGADTRTKTTYLWPLISTVHLRAETGSDAQQTPVFQNDELAKEIAPGGRLDQLLSLGGDLDVTWVLDPDLLASVDAMTRNYRIQDGDTTTAGENQAVAKEWLDKLEKTVSGKEVVALPFADPDLASLAHHGTDVAGSLNHLKDATDVASDTVDTIIHVKPETDFAWPVNGAVDPSIIKVATSAGADKVIARSDSLRETGDLTYTPSAARPIGGGTTAVVSDYRLSTEFQGGMTKAEDSTLAVQEFLAQALALNLQEPNDQRSIVVAPQRMPSASQAQTMATAVKALQNGNWSEAQSLSAAAKAKPDPDATTRIPSGSLYPHSLKNQELQTSDFVTIQDTQGNLGKFKVILTDKSRVVTPFGRAIDRGMSTSWRGRKDQGEAFRDGVRGYLDDLTGLVKLIKKSDAKLSGRSATIPVTVQNNLVQGVHHLVLRLTSKQPTRLKIGNGAYYEQQIQVAGEHSQSVKFTTSAKANGPVTVTAQLFTEDGQKYGDSVDFEVKVTEITPTVMLVIGGGVLLLVLAGFRMYTQRKRAAARQAVEEQKNATGAPDAEGGTAAGATAEDGVNGVNKNAAGTVDTVEDTERSKDGPDGESMSESGADAPEHPSDPAPDTAPESTDPSGTGERVDR; from the coding sequence GTGGCCGAGGCGGCAGACTTCCAGGGGACGAGTCCCTCACCTGCCCACCGGTGGTTGCGGCGCACCGGCGCGCTGCTGGCCGGGGCGCCCCTACTGGCCGGACTGCTCCAGCTACCCGCCTCTCCGGCCGCACACGCCGCGGAAACGGCCTCTGTGGCCGCCGCCAGCGGGTCCCGGACGGTCGACGTCTCCCTGGACTCCCTGAGCCCCAGCGCCCCCACGGACGGCGACACGGTCACCGTCTCCGGGTCGATCACCAACAAGGGCAAGCAGACGGTGACCGGCGCTCACGTGGGGCTACGGGTGGGCCCCTCCCTCAGCGGCCGGGTGGCCATCGACGACGCCGCCGAGCGCACCGGGTTCCAGCCGGGGCTCGACCCCCTGGAGGTCGGTGGCAAGTACGTCCAGAAGTTCTCGGAGCTCCCCGCCGGCGTCTCGCAGCGGTTCAGCATCTCGGTGCCTGTCAAGGAGCTCGACCTCGGCTCCGACGGGGTGTACCAGCTGGCCGTCTCCCTGTCGGGCCAGACCTCCGCGGAACCGTGGGAGCACGTGCTCGGGATCGAGAGGACGTTCCTGCCCTGGCAGCCCGAGGGCGCGGACACCAGGACGAAGACGACGTATCTCTGGCCGCTGATCTCTACGGTCCACCTCAGGGCGGAAACCGGCTCGGACGCCCAGCAGACCCCCGTCTTCCAGAACGACGAGCTGGCCAAGGAGATCGCCCCCGGTGGCCGCCTCGACCAGCTCCTGTCGCTGGGCGGCGATCTCGACGTCACCTGGGTCCTCGACCCGGACCTGCTGGCCTCCGTCGACGCCATGACGCGCAACTACCGGATCCAGGACGGCGACACCACGACGGCCGGCGAGAACCAGGCCGTCGCCAAGGAGTGGCTCGACAAGCTCGAGAAGACGGTCTCCGGCAAGGAAGTGGTCGCACTCCCCTTCGCCGACCCCGACCTCGCCTCGCTGGCGCACCACGGCACGGACGTCGCCGGCTCCCTGAATCACCTCAAGGACGCCACCGACGTGGCCTCCGACACCGTGGACACGATCATCCACGTGAAGCCGGAGACCGACTTCGCGTGGCCCGTGAACGGCGCCGTCGACCCGTCGATCATCAAGGTCGCCACCTCCGCGGGTGCCGACAAGGTGATCGCCCGCAGCGACAGCCTCCGCGAGACCGGCGATCTGACCTACACCCCCAGTGCGGCCCGCCCCATCGGCGGCGGCACGACGGCGGTGGTCTCGGACTACCGGCTGTCGACCGAGTTCCAGGGCGGCATGACGAAGGCCGAGGATTCCACGCTGGCCGTTCAGGAGTTCCTGGCGCAGGCTCTCGCGCTCAACCTCCAGGAGCCGAACGACCAGCGCAGCATCGTCGTCGCGCCGCAGCGCATGCCGTCCGCGAGCCAGGCGCAGACGATGGCGACGGCGGTGAAGGCGCTCCAGAACGGAAACTGGTCCGAAGCCCAGAGCCTGTCGGCGGCCGCCAAGGCCAAACCGGACCCGGACGCCACGACAAGGATCCCCTCGGGGTCCCTGTACCCGCATTCCCTGAAGAATCAGGAACTCCAGACCTCGGACTTCGTGACGATCCAGGACACTCAAGGCAACCTCGGCAAGTTCAAGGTCATCCTCACCGACAAGTCCCGCGTGGTGACTCCGTTCGGTCGGGCCATAGACCGGGGGATGTCGACATCCTGGCGCGGCCGCAAAGACCAGGGGGAGGCCTTCCGCGACGGAGTCAGGGGATACCTCGACGACCTCACCGGTCTCGTGAAGCTGATCAAGAAGTCCGACGCGAAGCTGTCGGGGCGCAGTGCCACGATCCCGGTGACGGTGCAGAACAACCTCGTGCAGGGCGTCCACCACCTGGTACTGCGCCTCACGTCGAAGCAGCCCACTCGCCTCAAGATCGGCAACGGCGCCTACTACGAGCAGCAGATCCAGGTCGCGGGCGAGCACAGCCAGTCGGTGAAGTTCACCACCTCCGCCAAGGCCAACGGTCCGGTGACGGTGACCGCCCAGCTGTTCACCGAGGACGGCCAGAAATACGGTGACTCCGTCGACTTCGAGGTGAAGGTCACCGAGATCACCCCCACGGTGATGCTGGTCATCGGCGGTGGCGTGCTCCTGCTCGTGCTCGCCGGGTTCCGGATGTACACGCAGCGCAAGCGCGCGGCGGCCCGGCAGGCCGTGGAGGAGCAGAAGAACGCCACGGGCGCCCCGGACGCCGAGGGCGGAACCGCGGCCGGGGCCACGGCCGAGGACGGCGTGAACGGCGTGAACAAGAACGCCGCAGGCACCGTAGACACTGTTGAGGACACCGAGCGCTCCAAGGACGGTCCCGACGGGGAGTCCATGTCGGAGTCCGGGGCAGACGCCCCGGAGCACCCGAGTGACCCCGCACCGGACACCGCACCGGAAAGCACCGACCCGTCCGGCACGGGTGAGAGAGTGGACCGTTGA
- a CDS encoding protein kinase family protein, producing MAERSTAAVDVADNSGDEPLTAKAGQSTSDGMAQNRERETDSDEAQGSGGTESPGKVSPPELHSGHKLARRYRLEECVTRLDGFSSWRAVDEKLRRAVGVHLLPADHPRARSVLAAARSSALLGDPRFVQVLDAVEENDLVYVVHEWLPDATELTALLAAGPLEVHEAYQMVTQVAQAMAAAHREGLAHLRLTPSAVLRTSSGQWRIRGLAVNAALRGISSNTPQRTDTEAIGALLYAALTQRWPYENDAYGLSGLPKGVGLIAPDQVRAGVHRGLSELAMRALANDGATASRHESPCTTPEELVKAIAEMPRIRPPEPAFTAPPEYQRTSYQQGSYGRPTPHATQSVPTPPPPLQSRTGKALKWTVSALLIAALGLGSWQLADALMDHGKSDDTQPTRTTDGNDKNSEKTKPVKPITIKDAQEYVAKGAPQAAGDVGNTYDGASSTYWRSKSFVDGPQMNPAFKPGVGIVYDLGSRQTVTAASIGLRYPGDHTTIGLYATDSTSSSTPVDSMTRIGTVTTSGTTAKITVSKKVKSQYVLLWITAMPYASGDQYSNAGYKQAITDVKFTG from the coding sequence GTGGCGGAACGGAGCACGGCTGCCGTCGACGTGGCAGACAACAGCGGCGATGAGCCGCTGACCGCCAAGGCGGGCCAGTCCACGTCCGACGGGATGGCCCAGAACCGGGAGCGGGAGACGGACAGCGACGAGGCACAGGGGAGCGGCGGGACCGAGAGTCCCGGGAAGGTCTCACCCCCGGAACTGCACAGCGGCCACAAGCTGGCCAGGAGGTATCGCCTCGAGGAGTGCGTCACCCGTCTGGACGGCTTCAGCAGCTGGCGTGCGGTGGACGAGAAGCTGCGCCGCGCCGTCGGTGTGCATCTGCTGCCCGCCGACCATCCGCGGGCCCGCTCGGTACTGGCGGCGGCCCGGTCCTCCGCCCTGCTGGGCGACCCCCGCTTCGTCCAGGTCCTGGACGCGGTCGAGGAGAACGATCTCGTCTATGTCGTCCACGAATGGCTGCCGGACGCCACGGAGCTGACGGCGCTCCTGGCCGCGGGCCCGCTGGAGGTCCACGAGGCCTACCAGATGGTCACCCAGGTCGCCCAGGCCATGGCCGCCGCACACCGTGAGGGCCTCGCCCATCTGCGGCTGACCCCGAGCGCTGTGCTGCGCACGTCGAGCGGCCAGTGGCGCATCCGTGGGCTCGCGGTGAACGCCGCGCTGCGCGGCATCAGCTCCAACACCCCCCAGCGCACGGACACCGAGGCGATCGGCGCGCTCCTGTACGCCGCGCTCACCCAGCGCTGGCCGTACGAGAACGACGCGTACGGCCTGTCGGGGCTGCCCAAGGGTGTCGGCCTGATCGCACCGGACCAGGTGCGGGCCGGCGTCCATCGCGGCCTGTCCGAGCTCGCCATGCGCGCGCTCGCCAACGACGGCGCGACAGCCTCTCGCCACGAGTCCCCGTGCACGACACCGGAGGAGCTGGTCAAGGCGATCGCCGAGATGCCTCGCATCCGGCCGCCGGAGCCCGCGTTCACCGCGCCGCCGGAGTACCAGCGCACGTCGTACCAGCAGGGCAGCTACGGCCGCCCCACGCCGCACGCCACCCAGTCGGTGCCGACCCCGCCGCCCCCGCTGCAGAGCCGCACCGGCAAGGCCCTCAAGTGGACGGTGTCGGCCCTCCTCATCGCCGCCCTGGGCCTCGGCAGCTGGCAGCTCGCGGACGCGCTGATGGATCACGGCAAGTCCGACGACACCCAGCCGACGCGGACGACGGACGGCAACGACAAGAACAGCGAGAAGACCAAGCCGGTCAAGCCGATCACCATCAAGGACGCCCAGGAGTACGTTGCCAAGGGCGCCCCCCAGGCGGCCGGGGACGTGGGCAATACGTACGACGGGGCCAGTTCGACGTACTGGCGGAGCAAGAGCTTCGTGGACGGTCCGCAGATGAACCCGGCCTTCAAGCCCGGCGTCGGCATCGTCTACGACCTCGGCTCGCGGCAGACCGTCACGGCGGCTTCGATAGGGCTCCGGTACCCCGGCGATCACACCACGATCGGCCTGTACGCAACCGACTCGACGAGTTCTTCGACGCCCGTGGATTCGATGACGAGGATCGGGACCGTCACCACGAGTGGTACGACCGCGAAGATCACGGTCAGCAAGAAGGTGAAGAGCCAGTACGTACTGCTCTGGATCACGGCGATGCCCTACGCGTCCGGTGACCAGTACAGCAACGCCGGCTACAAGCAGGCCATCACCGACGTGAAGTTCACCGGCTGA
- the murJ gene encoding murein biosynthesis integral membrane protein MurJ encodes MNAPYDGDRGQGAGGSGYPEGHPEQGAGNSGYPEGYPEGPPAEPGQVPQGHYPDMYFQDAYDQDPYGAQDLAAQDPVTEALYDRAAHPPPPAGTHYPQQPLYAQPPTAQHAPDPRVWAQTPPPEPAGPSRHLPYGEDARTTQFVGVDDLVTQAADQQPETDAFAHLFRDQRQGGIRPSMEATAAPAQAQAPSVHQGSAAQPPAPMSEQTMQLTPTAPATPTAAAKKGGRASGLLKSSAVMAAGTLVSRLTGFIRSALIVSALGLGFLGDSFQVAYQLPTMIYILTVGGGLNSVFVPQLVRAMKDDDDGGEAFANRLLTLVMVALGLLTALAMLAAPLLVRMLSNPVATNPAANEVAVTFTRYFLPSIFFMGIHVVMGQVLNARGKFGAMMWTPVLNNIVIIVTLGMFIWVYGTAANSDMSVENIPPEGQRLLGVGVLLGLVVQALAMIPYLRETGFRLRLRFDWKGHGLGRAAMLAKWTVLFVLANQAGAMVVTQLSTAAGQHSVKGTGFAAYANAQLIWGLPQAIITVSLMAALLPRISRSAHEGDSGAVRDDISQGLRTTAVAIVPIAFGFLSLGIPMCTLIFGSSGIAPATNMGYMLMAFGLGLIPFSVQYVVLRAFYAYEDTRTPFYNTVIVAVFNAAASAVCYFVLPARWAVVGMAASYGLAYAIGVGVAWNRLRKRLGGDLDGARVLRTYARLGIASVPAALLSGAACYGIAQTLGQGVGGSFAALLGGSVVLFGVFYVAARKMRIEELNSMVGMVRGRLGR; translated from the coding sequence ATGAACGCGCCGTACGACGGTGACCGCGGCCAGGGCGCGGGCGGCTCGGGCTACCCCGAGGGCCACCCCGAGCAGGGCGCGGGGAACTCCGGCTACCCCGAGGGCTACCCGGAGGGACCTCCGGCCGAGCCCGGACAGGTGCCTCAGGGGCACTACCCGGACATGTACTTCCAGGACGCCTACGACCAGGACCCGTACGGGGCTCAGGATCTCGCCGCCCAGGATCCGGTGACCGAGGCGCTCTACGACCGTGCCGCGCACCCCCCGCCGCCCGCCGGGACGCACTACCCGCAGCAGCCGCTCTACGCCCAGCCGCCCACCGCCCAGCACGCCCCCGACCCTCGTGTGTGGGCCCAGACGCCCCCGCCGGAACCGGCGGGTCCCAGCCGGCACCTGCCGTACGGCGAGGACGCGCGCACGACCCAGTTCGTCGGCGTCGACGACCTTGTCACGCAGGCCGCCGACCAGCAGCCCGAGACCGACGCGTTCGCCCACCTCTTCCGTGACCAGCGGCAGGGCGGCATCCGACCGTCCATGGAGGCCACGGCCGCCCCGGCACAAGCACAGGCACCGTCCGTGCACCAGGGCTCGGCGGCGCAGCCGCCCGCCCCGATGTCCGAGCAGACGATGCAGCTCACCCCCACGGCACCGGCCACCCCCACGGCCGCCGCGAAGAAGGGCGGGCGCGCCTCGGGCCTGCTGAAGTCGAGCGCCGTCATGGCGGCCGGCACCCTGGTGTCCCGGCTCACCGGCTTCATCCGCTCCGCCCTGATCGTCTCCGCGCTGGGGCTCGGCTTCCTGGGCGACTCCTTCCAGGTCGCCTACCAGCTCCCCACGATGATCTACATCCTGACCGTGGGCGGTGGTCTCAACTCCGTCTTCGTGCCGCAGCTGGTGCGCGCGATGAAGGACGACGACGACGGTGGCGAGGCCTTCGCCAACCGCCTGCTGACCCTGGTCATGGTGGCGCTCGGCCTGCTGACCGCGCTCGCGATGCTCGCCGCGCCCCTTCTGGTCCGCATGCTGTCGAACCCTGTAGCCACCAACCCCGCCGCCAACGAGGTGGCCGTCACCTTCACCCGCTACTTCCTGCCCTCGATCTTCTTCATGGGCATCCACGTGGTGATGGGGCAGGTCCTCAACGCCCGCGGCAAGTTCGGCGCGATGATGTGGACCCCGGTCCTGAACAACATCGTCATCATCGTGACGCTCGGCATGTTCATCTGGGTCTACGGCACCGCCGCGAACTCCGACATGTCCGTCGAGAACATCCCGCCGGAGGGCCAGCGGCTCCTCGGCGTCGGCGTACTCCTCGGCCTCGTCGTCCAGGCCCTGGCGATGATCCCGTATCTGCGTGAGACCGGGTTCAGGCTGCGACTGCGCTTCGACTGGAAGGGTCACGGCCTCGGCAGGGCCGCGATGCTCGCCAAGTGGACCGTGCTCTTCGTCCTCGCCAACCAGGCGGGCGCGATGGTCGTCACCCAGCTGTCCACCGCCGCGGGACAGCACTCCGTCAAGGGAACCGGCTTCGCCGCCTACGCCAACGCCCAGCTGATCTGGGGTCTGCCGCAGGCGATCATCACGGTCTCCCTGATGGCCGCCCTGCTGCCGCGTATCTCCCGGTCGGCCCACGAGGGCGACAGCGGGGCGGTGCGCGACGACATCTCCCAGGGGCTGCGGACGACAGCTGTCGCGATCGTGCCGATCGCCTTCGGCTTCCTCTCCCTCGGCATTCCGATGTGCACCCTGATCTTCGGGTCCTCGGGCATCGCTCCGGCCACCAACATGGGCTACATGCTGATGGCCTTCGGCCTCGGCCTCATCCCGTTCTCCGTGCAGTACGTCGTGCTCCGTGCCTTCTACGCGTACGAGGACACCCGGACCCCCTTCTACAACACGGTCATCGTGGCGGTCTTCAACGCCGCGGCCTCGGCCGTGTGCTATTTCGTGCTCCCCGCCCGCTGGGCCGTCGTCGGCATGGCCGCCTCCTACGGCCTCGCCTACGCGATCGGCGTCGGCGTCGCCTGGAACAGGCTGCGCAAGAGGCTGGGCGGCGACCTGGACGGCGCCCGTGTCCTGCGCACCTACGCCAGGCTCGGTATCGCCTCGGTCCCGGCGGCACTGCTCAGCGGCGCCGCCTGCTACGGGATCGCACAGACGCTGGGACAGGGGGTCGGCGGATCGTTCGCCGCCCTGCTCGGCGGCAGCGTCGTACTGTTCGGCGTCTTCTACGTCGCCGCGCGGAAGATGCGCATCGAAGAACTCAATTCCATGGTCGGAATGGTCCGCGGGCGCCTGGGGCGCTGA